From Xenopus tropicalis strain Nigerian chromosome 3, UCB_Xtro_10.0, whole genome shotgun sequence, the proteins below share one genomic window:
- the LOC101733873 gene encoding uncharacterized protein LOC101733873, with product MRDTNNKWLIYKNGGLYAKELNNANLHLRAPIEVTTYGSLVTVNLNISSITEILPNSSIADCLPCTSVTESLPNSSIADCLPCTSVTESLPNSSIADCLPCTSVTESLPNSSIADCLPCTSVTESLPNSSITNCLPCTSVTESWPCNLITESRHYIALTESRHCIALTESLHNSSITDCLPNSSITDSLPNSSITESLSITESLSALYIAFSILDTNSQKRIFLYSSSGTLEYKKLDAIPPSVSGDNVNLLFSTTQQTHTATYVPINYSQCTLCTSQRADQSLSLQNTIRNDFIRDFYLQDV from the exons ATGAGGGATACAAATAACAAATGgcttatatataaaaatggtgGTCTTTACGCAAAGGAGTTGAACAATGCAAACTTACATCTCAGAG CGCCAATCGAAGTTACAACCTATGGCAGCTTAGTAACCGTGAACCTTAATATTAGCTCAATAACCGAGATCCTGCCTAATAGCTCAATAGCTGACTGCCTGCCTTGTACCTCAGTAACCGAGAGCCTGCCTAATAGCTCAATAGCCGACTGCCTGCCTTGTACCTCAGTAACCGAGAGCCTGCCTAATAGCTCAATAGCCGACTGCCTGCCTTGTACCTCAGTAACCGAGAGCCTGCCTAATAGCTCAATAGCCGACTGCCTGCCTTGTACCTCAGTAACCGAGAGCCTGCCTAATAGCTCAATAACCAACTGCCTGCCTTGTACCTCAGTAACCGAGAGCTGGCCTTGTAACTTAATAACTGAGAGCCGACATTACATCGCATTAACCGAGAGCCGGCATTGTATCGCATTAACCGAGAGCCTGCATAATAGCTCAATAACCGACTGCCTGCCTAATAGCTCAATAACCGACAGCCTGCCTAATAGCTCAATTACTGAGAGCCTATCAATTACTGAAAGCTTGTCTGCCCTTTACATTGCTTTCAGCATTCTTGATACCAATTCTCAGAAAAGGATTTTTCTCTACTCCTCGTCTGGCACGCTGGAATATAAG AAACTGGATGCAATTCCGCCTTCTGTATCTGGGGATAATGTAAACCTGCTGTTTAGCACTACCCAACAGACTCACACAGCGACCTATGTGCCAATTAATTATTCCCAGTGCACCCTCTGCACCTCCCAACGAGCGGATCAGTCGCTAAGTTTGCAGAACACAATAAGAAATGACTTTATAAGGGACTTTTACCTCCAAGATGTATGA